The genomic region TGGCGATCGCTCCGGTCAACGCGGCCCTGCTCGACCACACGCGTGACGCCGTGCACGGCATCGCGAGCGCGCTGCTCGTCGTGGCCCGCATGGTCGGCATGCTGATCGGCATCTCGGCGCTCACGACCCTCGGCCTGAGGTCGTTCTACGCCGAGGCCGGCGGCATCGACTCCCCCGCCGACGTCTGCGGCGCGACCACGCGCTGCCAGGCCTACGACGACCTCCTCCTCGACGCCGGCATCGCCCAGCTCCACACGGTCTTCGCCGCCGCGGCGGTGCTCGCGCTCGCCGCGGCCGTGCTGGCCCTCGTCGTCCTGCGGAGACCCGCTCGGTAGAGTTTTCCCGATGTCGTGGATCCCAGCGCTGCGCCGCAGCGCCGTGCCCGACCTCGCGCTCGCGGCCGTCGCCGCCTATCTCGTCGTCTGGCTGATGACCACGCCGATCCACGAGGTCGCCGCCGAACGAGGCGTCGCCACGCACGACATCCTCGACGACGCCGTCGGGCTCGGGCTGGTGTGGCTGCTCGTCGCCCTGCTCCTCGTCGTGACCCGGCAACGATGGCTCGTGCTCGCCGCGGTCGTCGGGATCGCGGTCGCGGGGCACGTCGCCCAGCGCGAGAAGCTCACGGTGCTCGGTGAGCCGCTGCTGCCGACCGACCTCGGCTTCCTGTCCAACCCCGACTTCCTGTCGTCGCAGACGAGCACGGCCACGATCGTCCTGCCGCTCCTGGGCGCGGGCCTCGTCATGGCGCTGGCCGTCTGGGCCGACCGGCGTCGCCGACGGCACGTCGCGGGCGCGTCCGAGGCGGTACGCCGGCGCCGCCGGCTCGTGAGCCTCGGACTCGCCCCGGTGCTGGCCCTGACCGTCGCGGTCGCGCTCGACTTCAACCGGCCCGGCAACCCGCTGCGTAGCCTCTACGCCGGGAGCAGCGTCGGCTGCTGTCCGTGGGGTCAGCTCGAGAACTATGCCGCCAACGGCTTCGTGGCCGGGTTCCTGACCAACGTGCCGGGCCTCGCGATGCAGGTGCCCGACGGCTACAGCCGCGAACGGATCGAGGAGATCGTCGCGCGCTACTCCGAGGACCTGCCCGACCGGGACGGGGACACCCCGAGCCTGGCCGACATGGACGTGGTCGTGGTGCTCTCGGAGAGCTTCTCCGATCCGACCCGACTCAGTGGGCTCTCGATCGAGCGTGACCCCCTGCCGCAGCTCCGCGCCCGCGGCGGCGAGGGATGGTCGGGCCAGACCGTGGCGTCCTACTACGGCACCGGCACCTCGACGATGGAGTACCAGGTGCTCACGGGGCAGTCCATCGGCCTGCTCGAGCCGCAGATCTTCTCGCCGTACCAGTCGTTCGTCGCCGGCAGCCGAACCTTCCCGTCAGCGGCCGGCTGGCTCACCTCCCACGGCTCCGAGGCCGTCGCGGTCCACCCGTTCAGCGCATCGATGTACCAGCGTCGGTCGGTGTACGACGCCTTCGGGTTCGACGAGTTCCTCGACGAGGACGACTTCGCGTCGGTGGATCCGCTCGGCGGCAACCCGTTCATCTCGGACGCCGAGGCCTTCGGCCGCACGCTCGAGGTGCTCGACGATGCCACGGCACCAACCCTGGTCAACCTCGTCACGATCCAGAATCACTCACCGTTCTTCGGCTGGTACGCCGGCATGCCCGGGGTCGAGGGGCTGGTCGGCGACGACGACGAGCGCGTCCACCTGGCGACGTGGATCCGCGGGCTGGAGCACAGCGACGCGGCGCTCGACGAGTTCCTTGCCGCTCTCGCCGAACGGGAGCGACCGACGGTGGTCGTCTACTACGGCGACCACTACCCCGGTGTCCTCCCGGCCGACCTGCGGGAGGCCAACGAGCCGATCGGGACGCTCTTGACCCCGGTCCTGCTGTGGTCGAACCTCGACGTCATCGACCCTGGCCGCGACATCGGCGTCGTCGACGCGACCGGCCTGCTGCCGATGGCCGCAGAGATGGTCGGCGCTCCGCTCCCCCCGTACTACCGGCTCCTGCAGCACGTGCAGGACGAGATCGGATCGGTCGGCCGGGGCTTGATCGTGGCCGGAGACGGCACCCCCGTCGACGAGGAGGACCTGTCCGAGGACCAACGTCGCCTGCTCGAGGACTACCGGCTCGTGCAGTACGACTTCTCGGCCGGGAAGGGCTACGGCGTCGAACCCCTCTGGTACGACTGGGTCCCCTGAGCGCGGACCCGGTCGCCAGCGATAATCTTGGACCATGGCCTTCGATGATCTCCTCGCCGCCAATCGCACCTACGCCGACGACTTCCAGAACGGAGGGTTCGACGGCATCGCCAAGGCCGGTGTGGCCATGGTGACGTGCATGGATTCACGCATCGACCCCCTGAAGATGATCGGCCTCGAGCCGGGCGACGCGAAGATCCTGCGCAACCCCGGCGGCCGCGTCACCGACCAGGTGCTCGTCGCCGTCGTGCTCGGCGTCACGCTCCTCCAGGTCCGCCGCGTCCTGGTGATCCAGCACACCCGCTGCGCGATGGCCTCGGCGCCCGAGGCCGAGCTGCAGGCCCGGGTCGGAGCCGCCACGGGCACCGACGCGAGCTGGATGAGCCTTGGCGCAATCACCGACCAGGAGTCCACGATCCGCGCCGACGTGCACAAGATCGAGAGCCACCCGCTCGTCCCGGACGAGATCGAGGTCGGCGGCTTCGTCTACGACGTCGACAGTGGTCTGCTGACGCCGGTCGCCTGAGCCGCCGACCAGGACTCAGTACTTCGCGAACACCTGCACGAAGGTGCGGGGGTGGCCGCACGGCGAGCTCTCGACGAACCCGATCCCCAGGTGGGTGAAGTCGCCGAGCAGGTTCGCCCGGTGCCCTGGGGAGTTGATCCAGGCCTGGACGACCTCGGTGTACTGCTGGCCGCGAGCAATGTTCTCACCCCAGGCTCGCCACCCGCCCGGGATGAGCTGGCCGACGCTCGAGTTGTGCGCGAACACGCAGGTGGACGACATCTGCTGGGCCCAGGCTTGGGCGACCGAGGAGATGGGCGCATTGAGCTGCAGCGGAGCACGACCGTTCGAGGCTCGGAACTGGTTCGTGTCGGTCAGGATCCGCTGGACGACGACGTCGAGGGGCGACGCCGTCACGGCGCCCGTGGCGGCGCTCGTGCGGACCGATGCTGCGGCTCCGGGACGGTTCGCGGTCGCCCGGAACGACAGCGTCGCCCCCAGGTCGCTCTGCCGGACGGTGTAGCCCAGGGACGTGGCGCCCGAGATCGGTGTCCCGTTGCGGAGCCACTGGTACGTGACCGAGGCGGGCTGCGGCGTCCACGTGCCGGGGACACCCCGCAGCCGCGAGCCCACGTAGGCGTTGCCGCTGACGGTGGGCGTCGGCGCCGACGTGAACGGGCCGGACGCAGCACCGTCGCCGCCGCCGAACTGGTCGTCGTACCGGAACAGGAAGGCGGCCATCTGCTCGCGGAGCACGGGCTGCGACGGCCGGAACGACCCGTCGGGATACCCCGTCGAGATCCCCGAGCCGCTGAGCCACTGGATCTGGGTCCGGAACGTGCTGCCGGTCGGGACGTCGCTGAACGATCCGGAGCCACCGCTCGGCGCCGCCTCGAGCGCGCGGAACCGCTGCAGGAACGCCGCCATCTGCTCGCGGAGCACGGGCTGCGACGGCCGGAACGTGCCGTCGGGATACCCCGTCGAGATCCCGGAGTCCGCGAGCCAGACGATCGCGCGGTAGAAGCCGTGCGACGTCGGGACGTCGACGAACGGGCTCGAGGCGGGCAGGTCGCTCACGGCGGGCTCGCCCGCCTGGCGCCACAGGAACACCGCCATCTGCTCGCGCAGCACCGAGGCGCCCGGCCGGAACGACCCGTCGGGGTACCCGGTCGTGATTCCCGTGCCGGCGAGCCAGCCGATCTCGTCGACGAAAGTGTGGGCGTCGGGCACATCGGTGAATCGGGCCGCCGAGGCGGGCGCGGTTCCGGTGGCGACGACGAAACAGGCGGTCAGCGCGACGGTCAAAAATCGATTCAGCATGGTGACTCCTCCCAAAGTCACCTCGACCGTAACCTCCGGGAGGGTCAATCGTTACACCGCGGTTGTCAGCCGCCGGAAGTCGCGTCCTCGGCCTCCGGATCGAGGTCGCCGTCGACCTCCCGCGAGTCGAGCCACCCCTCCGGGACCACGACCCGCTTGGGGGTGCCCTGGCGCCCGCGGGGGCGCCCGAGCTCGGCCGCGGGGAACGGCTCGTCGGTGTCGAGGTCGGCCAGCAGTGCGTCGAGCGCGGCGTAGGACGACACCTTGCCGAGGCTGCTGCGCACGACCGAGCCGGCCGCGAACCCCTTCAGGTACCAGGCGACGTGCTTGCGGAACTCGATGCAGCCGCGCTCCTCACCCATCCACTGCCCGAGCAGCTGGGCATGGCGACGCATGACCGCGGCGACCTCCCCCAGGTTCGGCGTGGTGAGCACCTCGGTGCCCGTCAAGGCCGCGGCGAGGTCGCGGAACAACCACGGCCGGCCCAGGCAGCCGCGGCCGACGACGACGCCGTCACACCCGGTCTCGGCCATCATGCGGACCGCATCGGACGCCTCCCAGACGTCGCCGTTGCCGAGCACGGGGATCGAGGTCGAGGCCTTCAGCTCGGCGATCGCGTCCCAGTCGGCGTGGCCGGAGTAGTGCTGGACAGCGGTGCGGCCGTGGAGGGCGATCGCGGCGCACCCGGCGTCGGCCGCGATCCGGCCCGCGTCGAGGTACGTGAGGTGGTCGTCGTCGATGCCCTTGCGGGTCTTCATCGTGACCGGCACCCCGTAGGGCTGCGCGGCCTCGACCGCGGAGGTGAGGATCCGGCCGAGCAGGTTCGCCTTCCACGGGAGGGCGGCACCACCGCCCTTGCGGGTGACCTTGGGGACGGGGCAGCCGAAGTTGAGGTCGACGTGCTGGACCCCGTGCTCGTCGCACAGGATCGAGACCGCGCGGCCGATGATGTCGGGGTCGATGCCGTACAGCTGCACGGACCGCACCGACTCCGCCCCCGAGAACGTCAGCATCGACAGGCTCGTGCGGTCGCCCTCGACGATGCCGCGGGACGTGATCATCTCGCACACGTACAGACCGGCGCCCTGCTCGGCGCAGAGCTGGCGGAACGCGGCGTTCGTGACCCCGGCCATCGGCGCCAGCACGACCGGGACGGGGACCTCGAGGTCCCCGAGGCGCAGGGGCGCCGCCATGGTCGAGGTGGTCATCCTCCGATTGTCCCACCCGGCGCCGTCAGGTCGGGCGCAGCCACCCGGGGCAGCACGTCACGGCGACCAGGTGATCGCCGAGTCGTCGCCGTCGGGCTGCAGGTCGACCGAGACCAGCGCCTGGCCGGCGGGCACCAGGTAGACCAGGCACAGGTTCGCCGACTCCCCCGGCAGGAAGCTCTCGGGCAGCTGACCGGACGGGCACGGCGCGAAGCTGCCGACGATCGGCGTCGGCGGGAGCAGCATGTCGGAGTCGTCACGGGCGAACACCGGCAGCGCCGCACCTCCGAGCCCGGCCGGACCCTCGTTCACGACCGTCAGGTCGACGTAGAACGGCGAGGAGGCCAGCTGGTCGGGCGTGAGCGAGAAGAAGCGGAAGTCCTCGATGACGCCCCGGCGGACGTTCGCGATCGTCACCGTGATGGCACTCGCGGCCTGCTCATCGACCTGGTAGACCACCGTCGCGGTCTC from Aeromicrobium sp. Sec7.5 harbors:
- the dusB gene encoding tRNA dihydrouridine synthase DusB, which translates into the protein MTTSTMAAPLRLGDLEVPVPVVLAPMAGVTNAAFRQLCAEQGAGLYVCEMITSRGIVEGDRTSLSMLTFSGAESVRSVQLYGIDPDIIGRAVSILCDEHGVQHVDLNFGCPVPKVTRKGGGAALPWKANLLGRILTSAVEAAQPYGVPVTMKTRKGIDDDHLTYLDAGRIAADAGCAAIALHGRTAVQHYSGHADWDAIAELKASTSIPVLGNGDVWEASDAVRMMAETGCDGVVVGRGCLGRPWLFRDLAAALTGTEVLTTPNLGEVAAVMRRHAQLLGQWMGEERGCIEFRKHVAWYLKGFAAGSVVRSSLGKVSSYAALDALLADLDTDEPFPAAELGRPRGRQGTPKRVVVPEGWLDSREVDGDLDPEAEDATSGG
- a CDS encoding LTA synthase family protein gives rise to the protein MSWIPALRRSAVPDLALAAVAAYLVVWLMTTPIHEVAAERGVATHDILDDAVGLGLVWLLVALLLVVTRQRWLVLAAVVGIAVAGHVAQREKLTVLGEPLLPTDLGFLSNPDFLSSQTSTATIVLPLLGAGLVMALAVWADRRRRRHVAGASEAVRRRRRLVSLGLAPVLALTVAVALDFNRPGNPLRSLYAGSSVGCCPWGQLENYAANGFVAGFLTNVPGLAMQVPDGYSRERIEEIVARYSEDLPDRDGDTPSLADMDVVVVLSESFSDPTRLSGLSIERDPLPQLRARGGEGWSGQTVASYYGTGTSTMEYQVLTGQSIGLLEPQIFSPYQSFVAGSRTFPSAAGWLTSHGSEAVAVHPFSASMYQRRSVYDAFGFDEFLDEDDFASVDPLGGNPFISDAEAFGRTLEVLDDATAPTLVNLVTIQNHSPFFGWYAGMPGVEGLVGDDDERVHLATWIRGLEHSDAALDEFLAALAERERPTVVVYYGDHYPGVLPADLREANEPIGTLLTPVLLWSNLDVIDPGRDIGVVDATGLLPMAAEMVGAPLPPYYRLLQHVQDEIGSVGRGLIVAGDGTPVDEEDLSEDQRRLLEDYRLVQYDFSAGKGYGVEPLWYDWVP
- a CDS encoding beta-class carbonic anhydrase; this encodes MAFDDLLAANRTYADDFQNGGFDGIAKAGVAMVTCMDSRIDPLKMIGLEPGDAKILRNPGGRVTDQVLVAVVLGVTLLQVRRVLVIQHTRCAMASAPEAELQARVGAATGTDASWMSLGAITDQESTIRADVHKIESHPLVPDEIEVGGFVYDVDSGLLTPVA
- a CDS encoding S-layer homology domain-containing protein; translation: MLNRFLTVALTACFVVATGTAPASAARFTDVPDAHTFVDEIGWLAGTGITTGYPDGSFRPGASVLREQMAVFLWRQAGEPAVSDLPASSPFVDVPTSHGFYRAIVWLADSGISTGYPDGTFRPSQPVLREQMAAFLQRFRALEAAPSGGSGSFSDVPTGSTFRTQIQWLSGSGISTGYPDGSFRPSQPVLREQMAAFLFRYDDQFGGGDGAASGPFTSAPTPTVSGNAYVGSRLRGVPGTWTPQPASVTYQWLRNGTPISGATSLGYTVRQSDLGATLSFRATANRPGAAASVRTSAATGAVTASPLDVVVQRILTDTNQFRASNGRAPLQLNAPISSVAQAWAQQMSSTCVFAHNSSVGQLIPGGWRAWGENIARGQQYTEVVQAWINSPGHRANLLGDFTHLGIGFVESSPCGHPRTFVQVFAKY